CTTTTGAGTGATCAAACTTTTCTGCCTTCCAATTACTATATGCGTGGCAGCGTGAGCAATCAGTAATGTTATCAAATCTAAATTGTCCGAAATGAATATCTTTATGACACTGTTCGCAATCAAGGGTCAAAGACAAAAACTTATAAGATTTTTCGCCATTTACTTCACGGTAATGACAATTGCCACAAGTAATTGATTGATGTTTACCAAGTAACGCAAATTTCGTGCTATTATGATCGAAAGTAATAGTGCTCCAATTTGCCGTTTGATGACAGGACTCGCACTTATTTTCCGGCAAATATTTCTCACTAATCTCATTTCCGTGAACATTTTTATGACAATCCTGACACTTAAAACCAATTTTTTTAAATTTCCATTGCTCCTCTTTATAATGACATTTTCTGCAAGCCACAGCTAAATGGCTCCCATCAATAATAAATTTTGTTTTGTTGTGATCTTCAATGAAAAAGTTTGCCGGTGAAAATCCGGATTCTGAGTGACAAGTTTTACAATCTTTTATCAAGCCCTTTGATGTAAAATCACCTTGGTGATAATCTGAATGACAATCAGTACATTTTGCAAATAAAGGTTTGTTCTTGTTTGTACCTTTATGACAATCGTTACATTTTACTTTTTGATGTTTTCCAATTAACGGAAATTTTGTTTTATTGTGATCAAATGAGTTTTGATTTATTATATTAAATCCATTTACCGAATGACATGATTTACAATCAGCACCAAACGCACCGTTGTGAACATCTGTGTGGCAGGAAGAGCAGTTGCCAAAACTTAAGCCTTTTAGTTTTACAAAATCCTTTCCATTCTTTTTTTCTGTGGGATGACATTTTGCACATTCTACTTTTTCGTGAGCACCGGCTAACTTAAATTTTGCTTTATTGTGATCAAAACTTTCAGCAGGTTTAAACTTTTCTGTGGAATGACAACTTGCACAATCAGTTCCCAAAGTTTCCTGGTGAAAATCTTCGTGGCAACTAACACATTTTTGATCTAAACCTAATTGAGTTTTACTTTTCTTTTTAAACTTGCTATCAGAAATAAATTTGGATTGATGACAATCTTTGCAATCTTTTTTTGCGTGTGCGCCGGTTAACTTAAATCCTGTTTTGTTATGATCGAAATCATCCGGATTAAAATTAATAATTCTGAAGGTTCTTCCGTGATGTTCGTTATGGCAAGATGCACATTCCTTATTTTTTACTTCAGAGCTTGCGTGGTAACCACGATTTGCATTTACAAGATTTTTAACTTCCTTATGACAATCCAAACATTTTGAGTTTGTAACTTTATTTCCAATTTCGTGGCATTTTGTACAATTGCTAATCCCTTCCAAATCAGCATGTGCTTTGGTAAGATCGCCCGGAGAGATTTGCGCAAGAATTTGAGCGGAAAAAAATAATGTTAATAAAAAGTATTTCAATAATTTACTAGTGTTTTAAAATTGCATCGCCAAATTTTTTAGTGATTTTAATTCCAATTCCTTCAAGAAAACTGGTCGGTAAAATTCCACCTGCAAAGATGTAAACAAAATCATTTTTAATATTTAATTCTTCGGCAGAATTAGTGAAAGTAAATATCACACTATCATCTGTTATTTCTTTAACATTTGAATCGAATAGTGTTTTTATTTTTTTCTTTTTGATGTAATCATTTATTCGCTCAAGATTTTTTGGTTTTAATCTTGAAAATGATTCACTGCGATACGAGAGTGTAACTCGATTTCTTTCATCGGCAAGCAGCATTGCAGATTCAACTGCAGAATCTCCTCCTCCAACAACTAAAATATGTTTATCGTGAATTAATTCCGGTTCAATCAATCTATAAAAAACTTTTTCTTTTTCCTCGCCTACCACACCAAGTTTTCTGGGCGAACCACGTCTTCCTATTGCAAGAATTATTCCTCTACTTGTGTAATGTTCATTATTAGATTTTACAATAAACAAATTGTCTTGTTTTACAATCTCTAAAACTTTCTCTTGTTCATTAATTGTAATTTTATTTTTATTTAAAACATTTTTCCATAGATCAAGTAGTTCAGATTTACTTGTTTCAACAAGTTTCACTTTTCCCCAAAGTGGTAAATCCATTGGAGAGGTCATAACAATTTTAGCTCGTGGAAAATTAAAAACCGTTCCACCGAGAGAATCTTGTTCTAAAGTTATAAACTTAAGATTGTTTTTAGCTGCTGTTAATGAAGCTGAAATACCAGCTGGACCAGCACCTACAATTATTAAATCATATTTAGCATTTGATTTTGGAAGAGATTTTTGAAGGAAATACTCAACAGCTTGTTTGCCTTGCTCAACTGCATTTTTTATCAAACCCATTCCACCAAGCTCGCCAGCTACAAATATTCCCGGAATATTGGTTTCAAACTCCTGAGAAATGTGCGGTAATTCAACTCCTCTTTTTTCTGTTCCTATGCAGAGAGTTATTGCTTCAACAGGACAAGCGTGAAAACAGGCACCATGTCCAACGCACCTGGAAGCATTTATCGTTTGAGCTTTTCCGTTGTGTATTCCTAAAATATCATGCTCAGGACAAGCTTTTATGCAAGCACCACTGCCTATACAAATGTCTAAATCAACAACCGGATGTAAAGAAACGGGTTCGTGAAATCCGTGCTCTTTAGCTTTACTCGTTTTACTTTGAGTACGCAGATTAGTAAGCTTATTTTTCTGATGATAGAAGTAAAATATTCCACCAAGCAGAAAAAAAACTAACATGTACGCAAAAATATTTTCTAGAAGTTGCTCCAAATTTGATTAGTTCACATTTACTATTAGTTGATGATTAACAAATATTCAATAATCATACCTAAAATCCAAAGTGAAATGAAAGAATTTACAGCTTTTTTATAGAGTTTTTAGCTAATTCTGCCGTTTGATCAGACGGGAAATCATTAATAAGTTTTGTCCAAATTTCGCGAGCTTTTTCTTTGTTACCTTTTGTTGCTTCAATCGCACCAACATTATAATTAACCATTGGATCGTTCGGGAATAATTTTAGCATCTGAAGTGTGAGTTCTTCGGCTTTTACTAAGTTACCCTGATTGTAATAAACAAAAGTTGTTGCAAAGTAAATATCTTTTCTATTTTTATCTTTATCCAAAATCTTTTGATAATAAACTAATGCTTCTTCCGGGCGATGTGCGGCTGCAAGAAAATCAGCATACTCTCGCATCTTTAAAGTGTCTGTTGGATTCGCTTCAACATCTTTTTTCATTACTTCAATTTTATGTTTTACTTCTTCAGACACATTTGAACCGCTTGGATTGTCCATCATACCTTTATTAAGATTTTTATGTACCTCGTCTGCGGGCATTTGTTTATTAGTAATATCTACCTTTGTTTTTTCTTCACTGCCGGTTTGTGCAACAACAAAAAGTATTACAACTATTACTACAGCTAATAATCCATATAAATATATCGGTTTGAATTTCATTTTGTTTCTCCTAAAAAATCCATTTATATCCAAAAGTTAAGGTTACAATTACATGAACTACCATAATAACAAACATTGCAATAGCAAAAGGTAAATGAGCAATGTGCCAGTATTTAAAAAGATTTTGCATTGTGCGCAATCGTCCAATTCTTCTCGATAATATAATTTCTGCTTGTGCCTTATTCTTTATTTCTTTTATTATGATTTTAGAAAACCCTGAAATCGCTAAATTTTTATTTAGCCTGGAATAGAATGACCTAATTCTAAAAAAATCTTTAGCACCAAATAATATTATATCTCGAAAACCTAAAGAATTATATCTATCTATTGAAGCTAAGTAATTAAGCTCATTCAGCAATCTTACATCGAACATCATTTCCGCTTTCAATTTTTCTGCAAGATCTTCTCTCATTGATGCTAAATCTTTCATGTCTATTTCTCTACCCTGAACGGTTCGGGGAATTTGAATATATATAAATCTACCTACAACACCACTAAGAACCACAAGAACCATACTCCAAAAACTAACTGAAACAATGCCACCAAACTTAAACGATGTATGATACAGGACTAAAATTGGTCCAACAGTGCATAAAAAAATATGGAACTCTAACCAATGCTTTAAGTACCCAAAAGTAAAAAGTTTACGAGACCTTTTGCGAAACATATAAATGGCCACACCAAAAATCATCATTAATGTTCCAATAATTCCAAATCCATGTCCCCAGTTTCCGCTTGGTTTTAGAGTTGCATGAGATGGGTCAAAAAATCGTTCCTCAATTGGAAGCAAATAATATTGATAACCGTTAATTGCTAACAATATCAAAACTACTGTTCCAACTAAAAAGAAACTGCCAACATAAATAATGTGAAGTTTTTTATTCATAGTAAAAAATAATAATGTGTAAAGATATTACAAAAAGTGAAGCTAGATGAGAAAAATAATATGGGTCCCCCAACGGAGACCCAATAATTTTATTCATCTGCAAGTTGTACAAGCGTGTTATATTTTGTGGATTTTTCGACCGACATACCACTAATTTTATCGACAAGAATATTAATTCTCTCATCATTCATATCATCAAAGGCTTCGTAAGCTTCAATATTGCTAAAAGTATAAAGCTCTTGAAAACTAACCGTTTTCCCTTTAACTTCGTAAACAACATAAGACTCCAGGCCTTCTGCTTTTAAAAGATTTTTAAGTTCTTTAACAACTCTTAAATATTCATCTCGTTTTTCAGGAATAATTTCATACTGAATTGAGAATAGGACTTTTGACATTTGCACTCCAATGATTAAATAAATAATTTCTGGTCAATAGAACCTTCAAAAATAATTTTTGCAGGTCCGGTTAAAGAAAGATTTTTTACCTTTTGATTTTCAATTTCAAAATTAACGATAAGCTGATCACCGCCAAAGGTATTTAAAGTTATTGGTGGTTTTAGATTATCTGTTATATAACAAATTAAGGCTACAGCAACAGAACCTGTTCCACAGGCTAGCGTTTCATCTTCAACACCACGCTCATAAGTTCTGATATGAATTACTTTATCCTTAACATCAATAAAATTTACATTAGTGCCGTTTGGTTTAAAATCTCCGCTATATCTAATTTCTTTTCCAAGATTAAAAACCGGAAAATCCATAATGTTATTAAAAGATGATTTAGGATTCAAATGATCTTTTAAAACATCAGAAATTTTAATTACGACATGCGGTGAACCTGTATCAGCATAATTTGCACTTATCATCTGCCCATATGCCTTTATCTTAAAATTATATTTAATCTGCTTAGGCGGATTAAGATTAAATTTTATTAATTCTTCACTTAAGACTTCACCGGAATATTCAGCACTGTTCGAAATAAATTTTGCAGTTCGGTTTATTAATCGTGATGTTTTTTCTGCGAACCAAATAGAACAACGAGCTCCATTAGCACACAAGCTTCCGGTTGAACCATCGGCATTGTAATACATCATTTTGTAATTATAATTAGAAAGATCCTCAATCGTAATCAGACCATCTGCCCCAATACCGTTTCGACGGTTGCAAATATTTTTTATTTTTTCCGGAGTTAATGATAAACCGGAGTTTTGATTTTTATCTATAAAAACAAAATCGTTGCCGGCGCCACTCATCTTTTTAAAAAAAATCTTTTGCATTTAACTTCTAATTTAGTTTAATGCTTTATGCTTTTCAATAAAAATTATTGTTAAATATCAGATATTTATCAGAAAGGAATTAGGGGGATAAGTAATATTCCTGCAGATTTTATTAATCTGCAGGTCACGAAAAAGGATTTAACTTAAGTAATTTGTTTTGTCATCAATGCAACTTGCTGTGCAACAGTGGAATTATATTCAAAAGCAAGTTTTCTATGATTAACTAAATCGATAATTGTTCCAATAACACATAATCCACCTGTTAAAAAATACAATATTCCCATTCCAATTTGGTTAAGCATAAACCTATGTAAGCCCGCAAATCCTACAAATCCAACAAGAGCTAAAATTAATATTGTTGTTGGATCTTTTCGGCGCGCGCTGTAAGCCATTGCAAATTGCTGAGCTTGTGCATCAGTCATATCGTTAATGAGACTTTGGACGTAAGCCATCTCTTCGCCCTCAAGACTTGGTAATAATTGAAAAATATTTGGCATAGCCTCTCCTTATTTATTGTTGTTAGATTTTTTAAGATTAAAGAACATAATTGTATAAATTCTATGAAGGATTATTAGCAAAGCCGGAATACCTAAAAAATGATTATCAAATGATTGACTGAATTGTCCTCTAAATATCAAAGCGATCGAATTTCCAAGCCCACAACCGGGGCAATGCTCAAATCCAAGATTTGAAAGCGGACAAATTGTAAAATGCACTGCGTTGGGATTAACAAAAAATCCTAAATAGAGAAGAGTCGAAATCCAAATAAAACCTTCAAAACCAAACAGTCTAATTGAATTAAAAATCTTTTTTATAAGATTATTGTTTTCAATTGAATTTATATAAGTTGTAATGTCAATCACTGCTTTAATCTAAATTGTTGATTAAAACATAAGTAATAATTAAAAGCAAATCAATTTCAGGATGATGAGTGGTATAATTTTATCGGTAAGTGATACTCAAATTCAGTTATGTACTGAATTAAAGAAAAATAATATAATGAGAATAAGTAAAAAGTGTGGAGGTGGCGGGAGTCGAACCCGCGTCCGAAATTATGATCCAAAGAACATCTACATACATAGTCTGTTTCATTTTTGACTTTAAGCTGCCAAACAGACAAAGATCACTTAAAGCCTACTTGCTGTTATTTCACCTTTCCTGCGCAAGAGACAGAGTCGGCTATTGTATCTAAACGTCGTTCAATCCTAGCCCGATACAAGAGGATAAGTTGAACGGCTGTTAACTATTAATTAAGCAGCAAGGGCGTAATTAGATTCGCCATTTATTGTTTTTTCCCAATTCATTTACGTGTATTCGGGGAACACGATATGCAGTTCTAAGTCTCGTTAATCCCGTCGAAACCAAAATTCACCCCCGATAATTAGTTAGTGAAAGCATTAAGCAAATTGCAAACTAAATTACGGAATCCATTTTGTATCTGGAATATTTAAGTACTTATTCTCAAAACGTGAAAGAACAAAAAACAGATCAGATAATCTGTTTAAAAATATAACAATGTTTTCACCGATATGTTCGGTATTTTTTAATGCCACAACTTCTCTTTCCGCACGGCGTGAAATTGTACGGCAAATGTGCAGAAGTGCAGATCCTTTACTTCCGCCGGGAAGAATGAAATTTTTTAGTTCATCTAAATTAGCTTCAAAATCATCAATAGTTTTTTCTGTATCCAGAATATATGAATCAGGTAAACGGGTAATATTAAGTTTTACATTTTTTTCAGTTTCAGGCGTTGCCAGATCTGATCCTAACACAAACAATTTATTTTGTAAATCCATTAGAACATTTTTTATTTCAACACAATTAACTTCTAAAATTGTTAGTCCCACAAAAGAATTTAATTCATCTATACTGCCGTATGCATTTAATCTTAAATCATTTTTTAGTACACGCGTGCCACCGAATAACCCTGTTTCCCCTGTATCTCCGGTCTTTGTGTAGATTTTCATTTAATTTTATCTTTTAAAAGGTAACTCATGTATCGTTACCTCCATAATTTTAGTTTCATTTTTTGCAGTAACTTTTGTTCCCTGCACAGCTAAAGGTTTTTTGATATAGCCAAGAGCAATATTCTTTTTAAATTTAGGAGAATAGGCAATTGAAGTTACAACTCCAACTTCATTCTTCTGATCATCCAACAATGAAAACTGTTCATTAGTTTCGATTGTATCAGGGAAACACAATCCAACTAAATGCTTTTGAACTTTATCGTAAGTTTCTAACCTTGCAATAACTTCCTGCCCGATGTAACATCCTTTTTTAAAATCCACAAGATCAATAATTCTTGCTTCGTGCGGATTATAAATATCATTTAACTCATTGGGATCAGAAGGGATTCCCTGTTCGATATTGAATGTATCATAGGCATCTTCGCCAATAAGATTGAAATCAAATGGCCCTTTATTACTAACCATATTAGCAATTAATTTTTTGCCGTTTTCCTGTTCAGCGAAAATCCAAAACTTCTGCAATCCATTTTCATCTTTTATTCTTGCAAGAAAAAAGAGAATACCATCTGCGCTTACTACTTTAAATGAGTTATCTGTAACTGTATTTAAAGCATCACCCACAAACAAAGACAAAAACGATTCAGATTGAGGTCCAACTAATTGAAACAAATTAAATCTATGGCTTGCATCGCTTAACTGAACATCATCACCTATAATGTATTTGTTTATCCAGCTCATAACTTTTTGTTTAGTATGAATACCCGTAATTAATAGAATGTAGCTTTCAAAATTTAAAACTGTAGTAACACCAATTATTCTTCCTTTTTCCGAAGTGAAAATTGTTTTCTTTACTTCTTCTTTTTTAATATCTCGCATCGAGTTAGTTGATATTCTATGCAAAAAATCCAGTGAATCTGTACCCTTTAACTCAATAATTGATGAAGTATTCATATACTTTAGTGCTACACCATTATGAAGACTGTATATTTCTTCATCGAGAGTAGTATAATTTTTTATATGTGTAACGCTGTTAATTAACTCAGTTTTCGCACCAAGTGAAACAAAAAAAGATATCATATCTGAATTTGTATTAGTCAACTCGAACATTATTACTCCATTGTATTTCTATTGTTTTTCGGATAAGAAATTGAAAAAATTTCCCTGGGAAAGATAAGGAAAAAATTAATAACGGCGAGTTTGTTTTTTGTTGTTTGTATTGATGTAAAGTGAGTCTTTTTGGCTCCAATTAAAAGCTACCGAGTCTGTTGAATACACTTTATCTTTTAGATTGTAGATTACATACTCATAATAGTCAGGAAACTTATCATTGTTAATATTTGCTAGTGATCGTTTAAGACTTGTGCCTTCATATGTCATTAACAAGTGAGGAAAATTTCTGATGTCATCAATTAGAAAATAATTATAATTTATATGCCCAATACCTTGCGCGTAGTGAAAATTACTTTCCACAAAATAGATCCCTTTAAAATTCCATTTTTTAAGTGAGATACTGTTAAATCCGCCGTGAGATGGAATTGGCGCTTCCCATTGCTTGATAAGCTTATCACCACTGCACTCAAACAGTACGAGATATAAAAATGGAGTACCAAGTTTTGTACTATCTAGATCAATAAAGCTTTGATCATACCCGACAAGATTTGCAGGTTCAATAAGCCTTTCACCGGCTCTCGAAGTAGCAATCATGGTAAAAATAAATTTACTGCCGTTTTGATCTGTAAAATAAATTAATGCTGGTTTGGGAACATCATAAGTTGTAGTTCTATCAAATTCAAGTATGTAAGTTCCGGCAGGATAATTATCAAAGATGTATTCAATTAATGCAATTGTGTCACAAGGGAATCGATTCTTAGATTCTTTTTTTTTTAGCTCAAGGTTATATCTTTGAATCTCGGCATCTTTATTTTGATTATAGGCGGCTTGCTCGTTATAGTTTACTTTATTATCCTCTGTTTCAGTTTTATGCTCACAGCTAAGGAGTAACAACAGAATAAGAAGTATAATTGGATAAATAAGTGCTGATAATTTAATTTTTCGTAACATAGATGCGCAATTAAGGCAATATTTGTGCCCCAAAATTTTTACAAAAAAAACCTCAGAATTTTATAAAAATCAACTCTGAGGCTATAAAAATTTAGACAAGTCTTAGAATAAAACAACTATTTTGCAAACTCATCCAAAAAGTAAGCTGAACTTTTTATTCCCAACTGGAAATGATTAAGATTAAAATGTTCGTTTGGTGAATGAAGGTTTTCTGTGTTCAATCCCAATCCCATCATAACCGGTGAAGCTTTTAACCTGTTCGCAAATTCAACAACAATCGGAATCGATCCGCCTTCCCTCATAAAAACAGTTTTCTTGCCAAATGCTAATTGCATTGCCTTTGCTCCTGCAATTGTAGCTTTAGCTTCTAAAAGAGTAATTACAGGATGTCCACCATGTAACCCTTTAACTTTAACACTGACTTCTTTTGGTGCAATTTTTTTAACGTATTTCTCAAATAGTTTTTCAATCTTTTTTGGATCCTGATGAGGGACAAGACGCATACTGATTTTTGCAGATGCTTTAGAAGGAATTACAGTTTTTGCTCCTTCACCGGTAAAGCCGCCCCAAATGCCGTTACAATCTAAAGTTGGTCTTGCCCAAATGCGTTCTAATGTTGTGTAACCTTTTTCGCCTGTAAGATGTTTTAATCCAATTTCTTTTCCCCATTGCTTTTCAGAAAATTTAAGTACTCTAAAATTTTCTCTTTCTTTTTTGGATAGTTTTAAAACATCATCATAAAAACCATCAATTTTAATTTTGCCATCTTTATCAATTAATTGCGAAATCATTTTTGTAAGAACATTTATCGGATTGGGAACACCGCCACCAAAAGTACCTGAATGAAGATCGCGCGATGGTCCTGTAACTTCAATTTCCATATAGCACAACCCGCGTAAGCCGTATGTAATTGTAGGAACACCAGGAGCAAATAAAGCCGTATCAGAAATTAATACTGAATCACATTTTAATAGTTCCGTATTATTTTTTAGAAATACAGATAAATTTTCGCTTCCAATCTCTTCTTCACCTTCAATTAAAAATTTTACGTTTAACGGAAGACTACCATGTGTTTTAAAATATGCTTCAACACTTTTGATGTGCATATACATTTGTCCTTTATCATCAGTAGCGCCGCGGGCAAAAATGTTATCCCCAACAATAGTTGGTTCAAAGGGTTGTGATGACCAAAGTTCAATTGGATCAACAGGCTGAACATCATAATGACCATAAATTAAAACGGTAGGCTTGCCCGGTGCGCCAAGCCATTCACCATAAATTAGAGGATGACCTTCAGTTTGAATTATTTCAACTTTATTTAAGCCTGCAATTCTTAATTTATCTGCAACAAAGTTTGCTGCATTTTGCATATCAGGTTTATTTTCAGGTAGTGTGCTGATACTAGGTATTTTTAAAAAATCCTTCAGTTCGTCAATATATCTGCCCTTATTATTATCAATATAATTAATTACTTCTTTCAATTTGTTTCTCCTTATGGATATGTTACTT
The window above is part of the Ignavibacteriales bacterium genome. Proteins encoded here:
- a CDS encoding cob(I)yrinic acid a,c-diamide adenosyltransferase encodes the protein MKIYTKTGDTGETGLFGGTRVLKNDLRLNAYGSIDELNSFVGLTILEVNCVEIKNVLMDLQNKLFVLGSDLATPETEKNVKLNITRLPDSYILDTEKTIDDFEANLDELKNFILPGGSKGSALLHICRTISRRAEREVVALKNTEHIGENIVIFLNRLSDLFFVLSRFENKYLNIPDTKWIP
- a CDS encoding TM2 domain-containing protein, with product MPNIFQLLPSLEGEEMAYVQSLINDMTDAQAQQFAMAYSARRKDPTTILILALVGFVGFAGLHRFMLNQIGMGILYFLTGGLCVIGTIIDLVNHRKLAFEYNSTVAQQVALMTKQIT
- a CDS encoding diaminopimelate epimerase, with translation MQKIFFKKMSGAGNDFVFIDKNQNSGLSLTPEKIKNICNRRNGIGADGLITIEDLSNYNYKMMYYNADGSTGSLCANGARCSIWFAEKTSRLINRTAKFISNSAEYSGEVLSEELIKFNLNPPKQIKYNFKIKAYGQMISANYADTGSPHVVIKISDVLKDHLNPKSSFNNIMDFPVFNLGKEIRYSGDFKPNGTNVNFIDVKDKVIHIRTYERGVEDETLACGTGSVAVALICYITDNLKPPITLNTFGGDQLIVNFEIENQKVKNLSLTGPAKIIFEGSIDQKLFI
- a CDS encoding tetratricopeptide repeat protein, producing the protein MKFKPIYLYGLLAVVIVVILFVVAQTGSEEKTKVDITNKQMPADEVHKNLNKGMMDNPSGSNVSEEVKHKIEVMKKDVEANPTDTLKMREYADFLAAAHRPEEALVYYQKILDKDKNRKDIYFATTFVYYNQGNLVKAEELTLQMLKLFPNDPMVNYNVGAIEATKGNKEKAREIWTKLINDFPSDQTAELAKNSIKKL
- a CDS encoding DUF2752 domain-containing protein, which encodes MRLFGFEGFIWISTLLYLGFFVNPNAVHFTICPLSNLGFEHCPGCGLGNSIALIFRGQFSQSFDNHFLGIPALLIILHRIYTIMFFNLKKSNNNK
- a CDS encoding cytochrome c3 family protein, with translation MKYFLLTLFFSAQILAQISPGDLTKAHADLEGISNCTKCHEIGNKVTNSKCLDCHKEVKNLVNANRGYHASSEVKNKECASCHNEHHGRTFRIINFNPDDFDHNKTGFKLTGAHAKKDCKDCHQSKFISDSKFKKKSKTQLGLDQKCVSCHEDFHQETLGTDCASCHSTEKFKPAESFDHNKAKFKLAGAHEKVECAKCHPTEKKNGKDFVKLKGLSFGNCSSCHTDVHNGAFGADCKSCHSVNGFNIINQNSFDHNKTKFPLIGKHQKVKCNDCHKGTNKNKPLFAKCTDCHSDYHQGDFTSKGLIKDCKTCHSESGFSPANFFIEDHNKTKFIIDGSHLAVACRKCHYKEEQWKFKKIGFKCQDCHKNVHGNEISEKYLPENKCESCHQTANWSTITFDHNSTKFALLGKHQSITCGNCHYREVNGEKSYKFLSLTLDCEQCHKDIHFGQFRFDNITDCSRCHAYSNWKAEKFDHSKAKFKNDGAHQKLECSKCHKTITDNVTPFVMYKIKEYKCADCHSK
- a CDS encoding dipeptidase, producing MKEVINYIDNNKGRYIDELKDFLKIPSISTLPENKPDMQNAANFVADKLRIAGLNKVEIIQTEGHPLIYGEWLGAPGKPTVLIYGHYDVQPVDPIELWSSQPFEPTIVGDNIFARGATDDKGQMYMHIKSVEAYFKTHGSLPLNVKFLIEGEEEIGSENLSVFLKNNTELLKCDSVLISDTALFAPGVPTITYGLRGLCYMEIEVTGPSRDLHSGTFGGGVPNPINVLTKMISQLIDKDGKIKIDGFYDDVLKLSKKERENFRVLKFSEKQWGKEIGLKHLTGEKGYTTLERIWARPTLDCNGIWGGFTGEGAKTVIPSKASAKISMRLVPHQDPKKIEKLFEKYVKKIAPKEVSVKVKGLHGGHPVITLLEAKATIAGAKAMQLAFGKKTVFMREGGSIPIVVEFANRLKASPVMMGLGLNTENLHSPNEHFNLNHFQLGIKSSAYFLDEFAK
- a CDS encoding NAD(P)-binding domain-containing protein translates to MEQLLENIFAYMLVFFLLGGIFYFYHQKNKLTNLRTQSKTSKAKEHGFHEPVSLHPVVDLDICIGSGACIKACPEHDILGIHNGKAQTINASRCVGHGACFHACPVEAITLCIGTEKRGVELPHISQEFETNIPGIFVAGELGGMGLIKNAVEQGKQAVEYFLQKSLPKSNAKYDLIIVGAGPAGISASLTAAKNNLKFITLEQDSLGGTVFNFPRAKIVMTSPMDLPLWGKVKLVETSKSELLDLWKNVLNKNKITINEQEKVLEIVKQDNLFIVKSNNEHYTSRGIILAIGRRGSPRKLGVVGEEKEKVFYRLIEPELIHDKHILVVGGGDSAVESAMLLADERNRVTLSYRSESFSRLKPKNLERINDYIKKKKIKTLFDSNVKEITDDSVIFTFTNSAEELNIKNDFVYIFAGGILPTSFLEGIGIKITKKFGDAILKH
- a CDS encoding aminomethyl transferase family protein, whose translation is MFELTNTNSDMISFFVSLGAKTELINSVTHIKNYTTLDEEIYSLHNGVALKYMNTSSIIELKGTDSLDFLHRISTNSMRDIKKEEVKKTIFTSEKGRIIGVTTVLNFESYILLITGIHTKQKVMSWINKYIIGDDVQLSDASHRFNLFQLVGPQSESFLSLFVGDALNTVTDNSFKVVSADGILFFLARIKDENGLQKFWIFAEQENGKKLIANMVSNKGPFDFNLIGEDAYDTFNIEQGIPSDPNELNDIYNPHEARIIDLVDFKKGCYIGQEVIARLETYDKVQKHLVGLCFPDTIETNEQFSLLDDQKNEVGVVTSIAYSPKFKKNIALGYIKKPLAVQGTKVTAKNETKIMEVTIHELPFKR